The Streptomyces nigra genome includes the window CACAGCGGCGTCCCCTGCAGCGGCTTCACGACCACCTGTGGGAGGGGCCGCATCGTCGGCTGCACGACCGCCACGCCCAGCCCGTCGGCGATCATGCCCTGCAGCTGCCGGTGGTCGCCGAGGAACTCGTGCGCGACGGCCGGCGTGAACCCGGCGGCCGTACAGGCCGCGTGGAACACCTCCGGCCAGCCCGCCCCGTCGTCCGGCGTCAGGAACCACTCCTCGCCCGCCAGGTCGGCGAGGGCGACCTGGGAGCGCTGGGCGAGCGGATGCCGGGCCGGCAGGGCCACGAAGGTGGGCTCGGTGACGATCCCGCGATGGGCGACCTCGTCGGAGTGCCGCAGCTCACGCCCCGGGTAGTCGGCGGCGAGGGCGGCGTCCACCGCGCCCTCCTCCAGCAGCTCGACGATCCGCGAGGACGCGTAGACGCTGTTCACCGCGAGGGAGACGTCGGGCATCCGGGCGCGCAGCCCGGACACCATGCCCGCCAGCATCGGCGAGTTGGTCGCGGCGACCTTCAGTGTGCGCCGGGCCCCCGCGCCACCGCCGGCGGGCCGCCGGCCGATCGCGTCCGCGCGGGCCAGCACGTCCCGGGCCGAGGCGACGACCTCGAAGCCGTACGGGGTCAGCTGCACCCCGGCCGGGCCGCGCTCGAAGACGGGCTCGCCGAAGTACCGCTCGATCCGG containing:
- a CDS encoding LysR family transcriptional regulator — protein: MELELRHLRVLCAIADAGSVGRAAAELGYSQPAVSTQLRRIERYFGEPVFERGPAGVQLTPYGFEVVASARDVLARADAIGRRPAGGGAGARRTLKVAATNSPMLAGMVSGLRARMPDVSLAVNSVYASSRIVELLEEGAVDAALAADYPGRELRHSDEVAHRGIVTEPTFVALPARHPLAQRSQVALADLAGEEWFLTPDDGAGWPEVFHAACTAAGFTPAVAHEFLGDHRQLQGMIADGLGVAVVQPTMRPLPQVVVKPLQGTPLWCRYVLAWRRAAVTEELADALFRSAAEAHRQLVAQSPHLRAWAARTWGVPGA